GGAGACGATTCTCCCGATCCTGAAGGACCTCGTGATGTTCCGGCACGCGAGGGACGCCTCCGAGACTGACGTGAAGCTGCTGCCCCGCTATCCGCAGTTCGAAGCGGCTCTCGCGATCCACGACAGGGTCCTCGCCGATCGGCAGGGCGGGTTGATCTGGCACCACCAAGGCTCGGGCAAGACGGAGCTGATGGCCTTCGCCGCGGCTCGGCTGCTGCGCGACACCACGGTGACCGAGAGGTTCGGTGCCCCGCCAACGGTGATCGTGATCGCCGATCGCAAAGACCTGGTGCGTCAGACAGCCGAGATGTTCGAGACGGCCGGCATGCCTCGAATGACGGTGCCTCGCAACAGGCGAGAGCTGCACGATCTGCTCCGAAGCGGTGAACCGGGAGTCGTGATCACGACAGTCCATAAGTTCTCCGAGGCTGGGCACCTGAACGACCGGTCGAACATCGTCGTCCTCGTCGACGAGGCTCACCGCTCACAAGAGGGCAAGTTCGGCGATGCCTGGCGTGCGGCGGTGCCGAACGCGAAGTTCTTCGGCGCGACGGGCACCGCAATTCAGGACAAGGACCGCTCGACGTTCAAGCTCTTCGGCGACCCTTCCGACCCCGGCTTCGTGATGTCTCGCTACACGCCGGAGCAGTCCATCGCCGACGGCTTCACTAAGCCGGTGATCGTCGAAGGCCGGTCGGTCGGTTTCAGCCTTGACAAGGAAGCACTGGACGAGGCCTTCGATGAACTGGCCGATGACGAGCACCTCGACGAGGACGAGAAGGTCTACCTCTCCGGCAAGGCTTCCCACATCGAGACGATCCTGTCGAACCCTGACCGCATCCACGCAGTCTGCGCAGACATCGTCGATCACTTCATCACCTACGTGGCCCCGCTGGGCCAGAAGGCGCAGGTGGTCGCGTACAACCAGAGTCTCGTCGTCGCCTACGCCCGTGCTATCGAGGAGGAGCTTGAACGACGCAGTGCGGTGATGCCCGACGGGCAGCCGCGCGAGGTCGGCGTCGTTATGCATGTCGCCGACAGTAAGGACACCCCCAAGGAGTACGGCCGATACCTGCTGACCTCGGAGCAGGAAGAGGCGTTGAAACGGCGGTTCAAAAAGGTCGATGACCCGATGTCGTTTGTCGTGGTCACGGCCAAGTGGATGACGGGTTTCAACGCGCCGATCGAGGGCGTGCTCTACCTCGACAAACCGGCCAAGGAAGCGAACCTCTTTCAGACGATCACCCGACCGAACCGTCCATGGAAGAACCCGATCACCGGACAGCGCAAGGACTACGGGCGCGTCGTTGACTACATCGGCCTCGCCAAGGCCATCGGCGTGGCGATCGCCGGGCCCAAGCCTGACAGCGACGACGATGACCTCAACGTGGTCGATGCTTCCAAGCTGGCAGGCAAGTTCGTCTCGGACCTCACCAAGCTCCTCCACCTTTTCTCCGGCATCGACACCACCGACACATCCTTCGAGTCCCGCGCGATCGCGCATGAGCGCGTCCCCGAAGGCAGCGCGCAGCGCACCGAGTTTATAGAGGGCTACGTGGCGCTTCAGACTGTGTGGGAGTTCCTCGACCCTCATCCGATGCTGCTGCCTTTCAAACAGCAGTACTTCTGGCTCGCGAAGGTCTACGAATCCATCCGACCAAAAGACGTGTCCAAGGCGTTTCTCTGGGCTCGCCTCGGAGCAAAGACAACCGAACTCATCCACGGGCACATGAACTCAGTCGTCGTAAAGACGATGGCGTCCAGGACCGTCACCCTCGACGCCGCGGGTCTTGCGCTGGTGAAGCGAATCGCGGAGCAGTTGCGCCTGCCAGCGAGCGATCCGTCGGGAGATCCGCAGGACGACGTCTACCAGCAGGTCCTCGACTCGATCGAGGCTCGGCTCAAGCGCCGGCTCGCAGATAGCGACAGCCCGGTGTACACCTCACTCGCGGAGCGGATCGAGAAGTTACGTGCGAAGGCGATTGAGAACGTTGAGGACTCGCTCGCGTTCCTCGAGGAGGCATTGAGGATCGCACAGGACGTCGTGGCCGCCGACCGGGCAGCAGAGGCCGGAGACGAAGAGACGCTTGAACGCCTCTCCGACCCGAAGCGCGGCGTGCTCACGCAGATCGTGGAAGAGAACACCCCACCCGGCCTGCACCAAATCGTGCCAGAGATCGTCGACCGCATCGACGCGATCGTGCACGAAGTCGCATACACAGGCTGGACGACGAGCGACTCCGGCGACAAGTCAGTTCGTCGAGAGCTGCGCGCTGTCCTGAAGAACTACGGGCTACCGGTCAAGGGCGATCTGTTCGACCGGATCTACCAATACGTGCGGGAGAACTACTGACACTATGAGGACACAGCATCCCGCGGTTCAGGCAGTTTTCCGAGACTCCGAAGGCGCGCCCTACACAGATCTCGACCGTGGCACGGTAGGACTGGAGCACGCGACGAGCGTGTCGTTGGCCCGGGCTCTTGCTGTCGGCGGCCTCAGTCGCCTTGACCCGCGTCGCAGGACCGTAGACATCTGGGATCCCGCGGCCGGCTTGGGGTTCGCCGGTTTCCTCTTGGTCGAAGCGCTTCAGTTGTCAGGACTGGAGGTGCGATACCGCGGCCAGGACATCGATGAAGCCGCGGTGTCCGCGAGCGTTCGTCGATTCGAAGCGATCCACGACGCCGAGATAGCCCAGGCGGACACGCTGGCGCACGACGCCTTCGAGGACTTCAGCGCCGATCTGGTGATTGTCGACGCACCCTGGGGGATGGACTGGCGGGGCTCGGTTGCGGCTGTGGAAGCGCGGCAGTCCAACGGCGAGTTCAGGTTCGGCCTTCCGCAGCACTCCGACAGCACGTGGCTGTTCATCTCTTTGGCGCTCGAGAAGCTGCGTTCGGCGGAGCAAGGCGGGGGGCGTGTCGCGGCATTGGTGAACCCGGGCGCGCTAAGCTCTGGCGGCGCAACCGCTGCAGTGCGGCAGCGGATCATTGACGCCGGGCTTCTGGAGTCGGTTACCCGGCTCCCCGACGGGCTTGCACCTAATACCGAGATCCCCCTCTACCTCCTGACTTTCTCGAACAAAGCCGACGACGTCCGTCGGGGTAAGGCGATGATCGCGGACCTGCAAACGATGTTCACCACCGAGCGCCGTCGGAGGTCGATCCCGGTCGACGCATTCCACGAACTCGAGTCCGGACTGAGGACGCGAAAGTCGGGCCCGCGCAATCGCACCATTAGCACCCGCCAGTTCACGCGCAGAGACGCACGGTTGTCGCGCACCACGAGTGAAGGCATTCAGCTGTCGTGGCGCGTCACCGCGTACAACGCCACTGCGATCGACGATGGGTTCCTGGAGGCCCGTTACGGCCCGGACTCCGGTGTGTCGTTGGCCGATGAGCCTCGCGAGACGGTCGACCTCGATCCGAGCCGCGTACTCGGTGACGACTCGCGCGAGCTGCTTCGAGACATGGCTGCGAAGGGCTGGCCGAGTAGGCGTCTAAGCAGTCTTCTCGCTCGAGAGCCCGGAGCGGTGAAGGATTCGGCTGACGCACAATGCGATCGTCAGTTGTTCCTCCCTGCGACCGGGGGTGGCAGAGCTGCCACCGAGCTGCACGAGACGAATGCCAGTGGACGGGTCCTGTCCGTGCAATTCGACGACAACTCGATCTACCTGCCCTTCATCGCCGCGTGGCTCAACTCGGAGCAGGGTATCGCCAGTAGGAACCGTGCGATCGAGAACGGCAGCTCTGGCCATCACATCAAGGCTCTGCGGTTAGACGCGAACTCGCTGGTGAGGTGGGCCGACGAACTCCTCGTGCCGGTCCCGGATCTCGGCGTCCAGCTCGCCCTTGCGTCGGCCGACGAGCGCCTCGGTTCGTTCCAGGCCGAACTCAGCAGCCAGCGAGCCAGCATCTGGTCAGCCCCAGAGATCGCCGACAACGTCGTGACCAAGATCGCGGGTGCCTTCGATGACTCCCTCACCGCCTGGCTGGACCAGTTGCCGTATCCGATCGCCTCAGCCCTGTGGACTGCCGAGTCGGCTCAAACGGTGGGGGAGAAGCAGCGCGCCTACCTCCACGCTTGGGAGGCGATCGTGACGTTCCACGCTACGGTCCTGCTTTCGGCGAGCCGCAGCGATCCGGGGAGCAGCACCGAGACCGAGGCCGCGATCCGTCAGACGTTGCATGAACAGCGCCTTGGCATCGAGAACGCTTCGTTCGGCACCTGGGTGGTCATCGTCGAGAGGACGGCGAAGGATCTGCGCAGCGCGCTCAAGGACGGTGACGCTGATGAGGTGGCCCGCGTCCGCCGCGCGTTCGCGGACCTCGGCCACGCCGGCATTGAGCGGCTGGTTTCGAAGGACGTCGTCAAGAAGTTCAACGAGCTGAACGGCAAGCGAAACCGGTGGTCCGGCCACACGGGGTACACCTCAGAGCAGAAGCTAAGAACTCAGGTCGACTCGCTCGTATCGGACCTCAGAGAGCTCCGCGGGCTCCTCGGGAACGTCTGGTCCCAGCTCCTGCTGGTCCGCCCCGGCAGCGCCAAACGCCGTCGTGAAGGCCTTGTCCAGACGGCAGAGGTTGCAACCGGGACTCGGACGCCCTTCGCAGCTCGGGAGTTCGTCGTGGGGGAGCACATGTACGACGACGAGCTTTACCTCGTCCGGGATGGATCGCAGTCTCCGCTACGCCTCGGGCACTTCGTGCAGCTCCGTGCCGCCCCGAGCAGCGCCCAGTTCACCACGTACTTCTACAATCGCACCGATGGAGCGAGCGTGCGGATGGTCAGCTACCAGTACGGGCCGGAGAGCGAACTGCAGGACGACCTGGAGAGGTTCCGGGACGTGTTCGGCGCGTTGGTGCTGGAATGACGCTGACTCTTGGCGCGATCCTCCGCAGCGCTGGGATTGACCCCGCGAACGCCCAGGCCATGCGCCACGCATTCGTGGGTGAGTACGAGGACTCCGGCCTACCCGGCATCCATGCCGATTCCACCGACGAGGAGCTCCTCGCCTACACGAGCCAGCAGTCGGCCAAGCCGTGGATCTTTCCGGTCGAACCGCCCTCGATCTGGGTGGCTTTGGTCCGCGAAGATGGCGACAGGGCCCGCCTCTGGTCGGTGCTGGAGAACCGCGGCGAGGTCTCGAACGACGGTGCTCTTCGTACGTTCGACCTGGTCGTCTCGATCGGTGCCGCTGAACCGGTCCGAGCACACTTGGCCAATGCCCGCTCGACCTTCTGACGCGGAATGCAAAAGTCCACAGCCGCATCGGCCATGGCACCCGCGAGCTGTTCGACAGCAGGGGAGCCATTCGCGTCGTGCACTAGGAAATGAGTCCGGATGGCAGGTCCCCGATAGTCGGTCCGGTCGGCTCTAGAACCGACCGGACCGACTATCGGGGACCTGCCACTGGGTCCGAGGCTTTCGACTGAAAGCACGTGATGAGATGATCAGCGCCTTGGTCGGGCGGTGGTGCGGAAGTCTGGGGAAGAAGGTGATCCAGGGGGATGCGCTGACGCAGCGGTCACTTGACCGTTGACAGCAGCTCCGATGGCGTCACGTCGAGCCCGTGGGCGAGCTTGACGAGCACATCCAGGGTCGGGTTGCGAGTTCCTCGTTCCAGCCCGCTGACGTAGGTGCGGTCGAGTCCCACGTGGTGAGCGAAGGCTTCCTGGGAGGCCCAGTCGTGCTCCTGGCGCAGATCGCGAAGACGTTGTCCAAACGCGATGCGATGCGCCGATCTAGTCATGCTTCAACGCTCTCGGTACGCTGATCATTAGTCCGCGGACTATAACTCACATCGGCGTGCTCGGGATGGCGTCAGCGATCGAGCCCGTCTCTGGGTGCTCGGGGATCTGGAGGAGACCGATGTTCGAAGATGAGTTGATCGACGTGGTCGCCGCGGCCAAACGGCACCACTGCAGCACCCAGACGATCTGGCGACGCATCAGGCAGGGGAATCTGCCCGCGCGGTAAAGATGAAGTGAAAGGACGCGACGGACGCCCGGTCATCAAGACGTTGATCCGCGTCTCTGACCTGAACGACGTGTTCGGCTGGACCGCTCGCGACGCGCACGTCCGCGCTATCCGTGAGGCTGCGCCACCGTTCACCGAGGAGCAAGCGGCAGCGATCCGCAAGGTCTTCCTGGACCACATCCGGGAACGCGATGCCAAACGAAGAGGTGACGGAGGCCCCGGGGCCGCGTAGCAGAGACGGGCATCGCACCGACGCCTGAACTCGCCCTTCGCCAGGGAGTACCGGCTCTTCCGTTTTCAGGCCGTCCGCTGGTCCGGAGTACTCGTTCCCCGCCGCTAGACTTGTAGCGCAAAAGCGGCCTGTGACCGGCGAAAACGCCTTCCTTGCACTTCCAAAAGAGGTGAATGCATCTATCGTGGGAAGTCGGGGTACTTCGAGCGTTCACTGAATGCCTACGGCCGGGAAGAGGAGCCGTGCCGGCGCTGTGGCACGGCGATCCGCCGGGTGAAGTTCATGAACCGCTCGAGCTTCTTCTGCCCGGTCTGCCAGAAAAGACGCTAATCCCGGAAGCGCTCGAGCCCCTATCGCCTTGACGACCACTTCGAGCGTCGGGTTTCGGCATGGTCGCTCGAATGGTGAGCGAAGGCTTCTCGGGATGGTCACCCGCCCGATCACGGTGGTTGTTATGCCTAGTATTGTCGCCGCATCATCTGGTTATGACTGGTATCCTCGTCTTATTGAAGAGGGAGCGTGTCATGGCTGGATACCGGATCGACCGAGAACTCACCGAATTCGGCAAGCACGTGCGTGGCTGGCGCATGGTCCTGGGGCTCACGGCGCAGCAGGTGGCTGAGCGCGCCGGCATCACCCGCGATACCCTGCGCAAGATCGAGTCCGGAGACGCGGGCGTGGGCTTCGGGAACGTCGCGCAGGTGCTGCGCGCCCTCGGCGTGCTCGACCAGGCCGTCGAGGCGGTCGACCCCCTCGGCAGCGACATCGGTCGCCTGCGTGCCGGCAACCTCGCGAAGAAGCGGGCGCGATGACCACCGTCGAGGTCTTCGTCGACCGGGCGAGTGGGCCCGTCCTGGTGGGTCAGGCGCATTTCACCAGACAGCGCAGACAGATCTCCACGACGTTCCTCTATGACCCGGGCTACCTGGCAAACGACGGGACGAGTATCGACCCCGCGCTGCCGCTGGTCACGGGCGCACAGCACCAGTCCGGGCTGGTGCGGGCCTTCGCGGACAGTGCGCCCGACCGATGGGGCCGGAACCTTGTCGTGAAGGCGGAACGCGCTCGCGCCCGTGAGGCGCATCGAGCGCCGCGGCAGTTGGACGACCTCGATTTCCTCCTGGGCGTCAGCGACGACACGCGCCAGGGAGCCCTGCGGTATCGGCTCGTCGGCGGCACGGCGTTCGTCGGCGAGCCGTCGCATGTCCCGCAGCTGGTCTCGCTCCCGGCCCTGCTGCGTGCCTCCGACGAGCTCGCCTCGGACGAGGACCCCGCTGCCGCCGTCAAGCAGTTGCTCGACACGGGTACGACCGGCCTGGGCGGCGCGCGTCCCAAGGCGTCGGTGCGCCTCGACGATGGCGCGCTGGCGATCGCCAAGTTCCCGCACTCCGGCGACCGATGGGACGTCATGGGGTGGGAGGCGACGGCGTTGGATCTGTTGGAAGCCGCGGGAATCAGGACGCCTCGTCGGCGGCTCACTCGAGTAGGGGAGCGTGGCGTGCTCATCCTGCGGCGGTTCGACCGCACGGACGAAGGGCACCGGGTCGGCTACATCAGCGCCATGACCGCGTTGGGCGCTTCGGACGGTGACCACCGCGACTATGCCGAAATCGCCGGAGCCGTGCGAGACCTCTCACTCTCGCCCAAGGCGGACCATCATGAGCTCTTCGCCCGCGTCGTCGCATCAGTTGCCCTGGGAAACACGGACGACCATCTTCGAAACCACGGCTTCCTCGCCGATCGCCGTTCCTGGACGCTGAGTCCGGCCTTCGACGTGAACCCCAATCCGGACTCGTGGCTGACTCGGTCGACGTCGATCATGGGCGCAGACGGCTTGCCGGATGAGGTCGACGCTCTGCTCGCCTTCGCCGAGGAATGCGGTCTGACGCCCGATCGAGCCCGGGCACGGATGCGCTCGATCGCAACTGCACTGGCGACCTGGAAGGAACAAGCGCGCTCGAACGGCATCCGGGAGCGGGAGATCGCGATGATGGCCGACTCGATCGAACCTCGCTTGGAGGCTGTGACTGGTATATCGACCACGGCGTGAGTGCAGCGCGAGCGACTCGTCGCGCGTCGGCGAGACCGGGCAGCCTGCCAGAGTTTCGGCGTTACCAGCGGAGAGCAGTGTCCCGAAGGCGAAACAGCAATGTCGAAAACATCTGGAGTGGGGGTACTTCGAACGTTCACTGAATGCCTACGGCCGGGAAGAGGAGCCGTGCAGGCGTTGCGGCGCGGCGATCCGCCGGGTGAAGTTCATGAACCGCTCGTCGTACTTCTGCCCGAAGTGCCAGAAGCGGGGTTGAATCTCGCAGCCACGGACCGTACTGCCGTCCGCGTCCGCGATGTGGCCGCGAACGGGCGGGTGGCAAGATTGCGGGCATGGCTGAGCAGACTCCCACCTCGCAGGATCAGAACCAGGCCCCCACCTCGCTGTGGGTGGAGCGCACCGGAACTCGTCGCTACACCGGGCGCAGCTCGCGGGGCGCAGAGGTCCTGATCGGCTCGGAGGACGTGCAGGGTGTGTTCACCCCCGGCGAGTTGCTCAAGATCGCGCTCGCGGCGTGCACCGGAATGAGCTCGGATTTCCCGCTCTCCCGTCGGCTCGGGGACAACTACGACGCGACCATCCGCGTCTCCGGTGCCGCAGACCGGGAACGCGAGGTGTACCCGAAGCTCGACGAGGTGCTGCAGCTCGACCTCAGCGAACTCGACGCCGATGCCCAGGAGCGGTTGCTCACCCTCGTCCAGCGCTCCGTCGACAAGGTCTGCACCGTCGGCCGGACCCTGAAGGCTGGTACCGAGGTGACACTGACCATCGAGAAGGACGCGTGACCGCACACGGTGCGGGCGGGTCCGGCGAGACGGCGGACCCCGCGCGGCTCACCGCATGGGTACACGGGTTCGTGCAGGGTGTGGGGTTCCGCTGGTGGACGCGCTCGCGTGCCCTCGAGCTGGGGCTCGTCGGGTACGCCGCCAACCAGCGGGACGGCCGGGTGCTCGTGGTGGCCGAGGGCCCCCGCGCACAACTCGACCGACTGCTGGAGGCGCTCCGCTCGGGAAACACCCCGGGATCGGTGGACCTGGTGGTCGAGAGCTGGGATCCGCCGCGGGGCGATCTGACGGGCTTCGTCGAGAGATGACCGGCCGATCCGGCCGCTTGGTCAATCTCGGACACCACCGCAGGTAAGCTCGACCGTCATGCACTTGAAGAGTCTGACGCTCAAGGGTTTCAAGTCCTTCGCGTCCGCAACGACTCTCCGGTTCGAACCAGGCATCACCTGTGTCGTCGGTCCCAACGGATCCGGCAAGTCCAACGTCGTCGACGCGCTGACCTGGGTCATGGGGGAGCAGGGCGCGAAGGCGCTGCGTGGCGGCAAGATGGAGGACGTCATCTTCGCCGGCACCGCGGGCCGCGCCGCGCTCGGCCGTGCCGAGGTCACCCTCACCATCGACAACTCCGACGGCGCCCTCCCGATCGAGTATTCCGAGGTCTCGATCACGCGGAGAATGTTCCGTGACGGCGCGGGTGAGTACGAGATCAACGGCAGTTCCTGCCGCCTGATGGACGTACAGGAACTGCTCAGCGACTCCGGAATCGGTCGCGAGATGCACGTCATCGTCGGGCAGGGCCGGCTGGCCGCCATCCTCGAATCGCGCCCCGAGGACCGGCGCTCCTTCATCGAGGAGGCGGCAGGCGTCCTCAAGCACCGCAAGCGCAAGGAAAAGGCCGTCCGCAAGCTCGATGCGATGCAGGCCAACCTCGCCCGGCTGAACGACCTCACCGCCGAGCTGCGCCGCCAGCTCAAGCCACTCGGGCGCCAGGCCGAGGTGGCACGGCGCGCCCAGACGGTGCAGGCCGATCTGCGTGACGCCAAGCTGCGTCTCGCCGCCGACGATCTGGTGACCCGCCGGACCGAACTCGCCGATCAGAAGCAGCGTGAGCAGCTCGCACGCGAGCAGCACGACACCGTCACCGAGGCGCTCGACGCGGCGAATCTCGAGCTCGCCGCCCACGAACGGGCACTGGCCGAGCTCACTCCCGGTGCCGACGCGGCGGCGCAGACGTGGTTTCAGGCGTCGGCTCTGGCCGAGCGGGTCAACGCCACCGTGCGGATCGCCGCCGAACGCGCGCGCCACCTCGACGAGCAGCCGGACAGTGGTCGCGGCGACGACCCGGACGCCATGGAAGCGCGGGCGGATCGCATCGCCCAGGAGGAGGCCGAGCTGCGCGAGGCCGTCGAGATGGCGCGGGCGACGCTCGACGCCGCCCGGGAACAGCTCGCCGACGGTGAGGAGGCGGCTGCGGCCGCCGAGCACGCACACATGGCCGCGGTGCGCGCCGTGGCCGACCGGCGAGAGGGCCTGGTGCGGCTCACCGGGCAGGTGGAGACACTGCGTACCCGGACGGAATCGGTGCAGGCGGAGGTCGCGCGGCTGACCGTGGCGATCGACGAGGCGCGGGCCCGCGGACACGAGGCCCAGGCCGAGTTCGAGACGGTCCAGGAGAGGATCGGGGAACTCGACGCGGGCGAGCTCGGATTGGACACCCACCACGAGCGGGCCGTCGAAGCACTGAAGCTGGTGACCGATCGAGTCACCGAGCTCCAGCAGCAGGAGCGGGCTGCAGGCCAGGAAGTGGCCTCGTTGCGCGCGCGGATCGACGCCCTGTCGATGGGACTCGAGCGGCGCGACGGTGCCGGGTGGCTCCTCGAGCATCGCGGCGGTGCCGGCATCACCGGGACTCTGGCCGACGCGCTGCGGGTGCATCCCGGGTACGAGGTGGCGGTGGCCGCGGCGATGGGTCCGGCAGCCGAGGCGGTGATCGCCGAGTCCGTCGACGCCGCACGCGGGGCCGTCGAGGCACTGCGGACGCAGGACGGCGGCAGGGCCGCCGTGGTGGTCGGCGGGGTCGTGGCACCGGCGACGCCGGCCCCGGTGAGCGGCGGGACGTGGGCGATCGACGTCGTCGAATGCCCGGAATCGTTGCGGTCGGGTCTGGCCGCGCTGCTGGGCGCGGTCGTGGTGGTGGAGGACGCGGACGCGGCCGTGACGGTGGTCGCCCGACATCCGGAACTGCGGGCCGTCACCCGGGCCGGTGACCTGTACGGCACCGGTTGGGTCAGTGGCGGCTCCGACCGGGCACCGAGCACGCTCGAGGTGCAGGCCGCGGTCGACAACTCGCGTCGGGACCTCGAACGTGCGGAGAGGCAGGCCGAGGAGTTGTCGGCGGCACTGTCCGGAGCGCTCGCCGAGAAGGAGGCGCGGCAGGAGAGCGCCGAGCAGGCGCTGGCGGCGCTCAACGAGTCCGATGCCGCGATCTCCGCGATCTACGAGCAGCTCGGCCGGCTCGGCCAGGCGGCGAAGGCCGCACACGCCGAGTCCGATCGGCTCGCGGCGCAACGCGAACGTGCCGAGCACGGACTCGAGGACACCGCGGAACAACTCGCCGAACTCGAGGAACGTCTGCGCCTCGCCGAGCAGGACGGCGGCGGACTCGAGGAGGACACGGCCGGGCCGGACACCACGCGCGGCGAGCGTGAGGCCGCAGCCGCGGCGTTGACGGAGCTGCGTGCGATGGAGGTGGAGGCGCGGCTGGCGGTCCGTACCGCGGAGGAGCGCGCCGAGTCC
This genomic interval from Rhodococcus triatomae contains the following:
- a CDS encoding helix-turn-helix domain-containing protein, whose translation is MTRSAHRIAFGQRLRDLRQEHDWASQEAFAHHVGLDRTYVSGLERGTRNPTLDVLVKLAHGLDVTPSELLSTVK
- a CDS encoding type II toxin-antitoxin system HipA family toxin gives rise to the protein MTTVEVFVDRASGPVLVGQAHFTRQRRQISTTFLYDPGYLANDGTSIDPALPLVTGAQHQSGLVRAFADSAPDRWGRNLVVKAERARAREAHRAPRQLDDLDFLLGVSDDTRQGALRYRLVGGTAFVGEPSHVPQLVSLPALLRASDELASDEDPAAAVKQLLDTGTTGLGGARPKASVRLDDGALAIAKFPHSGDRWDVMGWEATALDLLEAAGIRTPRRRLTRVGERGVLILRRFDRTDEGHRVGYISAMTALGASDGDHRDYAEIAGAVRDLSLSPKADHHELFARVVASVALGNTDDHLRNHGFLADRRSWTLSPAFDVNPNPDSWLTRSTSIMGADGLPDEVDALLAFAEECGLTPDRARARMRSIATALATWKEQARSNGIREREIAMMADSIEPRLEAVTGISTTA
- a CDS encoding HsdM family class I SAM-dependent methyltransferase, with amino-acid sequence MSLARALAVGGLSRLDPRRRTVDIWDPAAGLGFAGFLLVEALQLSGLEVRYRGQDIDEAAVSASVRRFEAIHDAEIAQADTLAHDAFEDFSADLVIVDAPWGMDWRGSVAAVEARQSNGEFRFGLPQHSDSTWLFISLALEKLRSAEQGGGRVAALVNPGALSSGGATAAVRQRIIDAGLLESVTRLPDGLAPNTEIPLYLLTFSNKADDVRRGKAMIADLQTMFTTERRRRSIPVDAFHELESGLRTRKSGPRNRTISTRQFTRRDARLSRTTSEGIQLSWRVTAYNATAIDDGFLEARYGPDSGVSLADEPRETVDLDPSRVLGDDSRELLRDMAAKGWPSRRLSSLLAREPGAVKDSADAQCDRQLFLPATGGGRAATELHETNASGRVLSVQFDDNSIYLPFIAAWLNSEQGIASRNRAIENGSSGHHIKALRLDANSLVRWADELLVPVPDLGVQLALASADERLGSFQAELSSQRASIWSAPEIADNVVTKIAGAFDDSLTAWLDQLPYPIASALWTAESAQTVGEKQRAYLHAWEAIVTFHATVLLSASRSDPGSSTETEAAIRQTLHEQRLGIENASFGTWVVIVERTAKDLRSALKDGDADEVARVRRAFADLGHAGIERLVSKDVVKKFNELNGKRNRWSGHTGYTSEQKLRTQVDSLVSDLRELRGLLGNVWSQLLLVRPGSAKRRREGLVQTAEVATGTRTPFAAREFVVGEHMYDDELYLVRDGSQSPLRLGHFVQLRAAPSSAQFTTYFYNRTDGASVRMVSYQYGPESELQDDLERFRDVFGALVLE
- a CDS encoding acylphosphatase, yielding MTAHGAGGSGETADPARLTAWVHGFVQGVGFRWWTRSRALELGLVGYAANQRDGRVLVVAEGPRAQLDRLLEALRSGNTPGSVDLVVESWDPPRGDLTGFVER
- a CDS encoding helix-turn-helix domain-containing protein, which codes for MAGYRIDRELTEFGKHVRGWRMVLGLTAQQVAERAGITRDTLRKIESGDAGVGFGNVAQVLRALGVLDQAVEAVDPLGSDIGRLRAGNLAKKRAR
- a CDS encoding type I restriction endonuclease subunit R, with the translated sequence MSWTESSTIQRSLLEWAEEAGWERRSGDELPRDEHDVIIEEWARAALLALNPDLVDDLESTDLVMHEINQAVLDAQNGLVSANESLTVMLRGDHSFTTIEGHHVPRRLIDFERPDDNRFTVADEVRIAGAVMPRRFDVVYYVNGFPLVLVETKTPVKHQVSWVNAAKDIYDVYEEEYPGFFATNVFNVATEGLEFRMAPIRAVPDPDSEIWAPWGSTQDDPKAITGPARVERAARLVLRPETILPILKDLVMFRHARDASETDVKLLPRYPQFEAALAIHDRVLADRQGGLIWHHQGSGKTELMAFAAARLLRDTTVTERFGAPPTVIVIADRKDLVRQTAEMFETAGMPRMTVPRNRRELHDLLRSGEPGVVITTVHKFSEAGHLNDRSNIVVLVDEAHRSQEGKFGDAWRAAVPNAKFFGATGTAIQDKDRSTFKLFGDPSDPGFVMSRYTPEQSIADGFTKPVIVEGRSVGFSLDKEALDEAFDELADDEHLDEDEKVYLSGKASHIETILSNPDRIHAVCADIVDHFITYVAPLGQKAQVVAYNQSLVVAYARAIEEELERRSAVMPDGQPREVGVVMHVADSKDTPKEYGRYLLTSEQEEALKRRFKKVDDPMSFVVVTAKWMTGFNAPIEGVLYLDKPAKEANLFQTITRPNRPWKNPITGQRKDYGRVVDYIGLAKAIGVAIAGPKPDSDDDDLNVVDASKLAGKFVSDLTKLLHLFSGIDTTDTSFESRAIAHERVPEGSAQRTEFIEGYVALQTVWEFLDPHPMLLPFKQQYFWLAKVYESIRPKDVSKAFLWARLGAKTTELIHGHMNSVVVKTMASRTVTLDAAGLALVKRIAEQLRLPASDPSGDPQDDVYQQVLDSIEARLKRRLADSDSPVYTSLAERIEKLRAKAIENVEDSLAFLEEALRIAQDVVAADRAAEAGDEETLERLSDPKRGVLTQIVEENTPPGLHQIVPEIVDRIDAIVHEVAYTGWTTSDSGDKSVRRELRAVLKNYGLPVKGDLFDRIYQYVRENY
- a CDS encoding OsmC family protein: MAEQTPTSQDQNQAPTSLWVERTGTRRYTGRSSRGAEVLIGSEDVQGVFTPGELLKIALAACTGMSSDFPLSRRLGDNYDATIRVSGAADREREVYPKLDEVLQLDLSELDADAQERLLTLVQRSVDKVCTVGRTLKAGTEVTLTIEKDA